GGAAGCAGTTGTAGTGAACATGAGTGATGCGTTAGACATACTTATAAAACCATgtgattaaaaatatcaataataactTATCTCTTACCACCCTGCCCAgatgatgaaataaaaacataataccaaaTCGCTTTTAACGACGCATTAAACAATACCTGGAACATTGGAGTTTTGCTATACGTTTGGTTTGGTTGTGTTAAGCGTATAGCTAAACAACGTGTGCTCTTCCCTAGTGAATATTGAAAGTCAGTTTCCCGCAGTTAGTTTAGTGGGGAAGGTGTTTGGCAATGAAAGAATAATATGAATGTTTCTGAATTTAGTGTGTCCAAAACTGTATCAGTCatgaagttaattattaaaaattgcaCCAGTTTTAgtgaatttaattattaaaaattgcaCCAGTTCTAGTgaatttaattattgaaaatatcacCAGTTCTAttggatttatttattaaaaatagcaCCAGTTTTGgtgaatttaattattaaaaatagcaCCAGTTCTAGGGAattcaattattaaaaatagCACCAGTTCTAttggatatattttttaaaaatagcacCAGTTCTATTGgatttacttattaaaaatagCACCAGTTCTATTGgatttacttattaaaaattgCACCAGTTCTAGTgaatttaattattgaaaatatcacCAGTTCTAttggatttatttattaaaaatagcaCCAGTTCTATTGgatttacttattaaaaattgCACCAGTTCTAGTgaatttaattattgaaaatatcacCAGTTCTAttggatttatttattaaaaatagcaCCAGTTTTGgtgaatttaattattaaaaatagcaCCAGTTCTAGGGAattcaattattaaaaatagCACCAGTTctattggatatatttattaaaatagcaCCAGTTctattggatatatttattaaaaatagcgCCAGTTctattggatatatttattaaaaatagcgCCAGTTctattggatatatttattaaaaatagcaCCAGTTctattggatatatttattaaaaatagcaCCAGTTCTATTGgatttacttattaaaaatagCACCAGTTCTAGggaatttaattattaaaaatagcaCCAGTTCTATTGgatttacttattaaaaatagCACCAATTCTAGGGAattcaattattaaaaatagCACCAGTTCTAgagaatttaattattaaaaaaaacaccacttctagtgaatttaattattaaaaaaaacaccacttctagtgaatttaattattaaaaaaaacaccacttctagtgaatttaattattaaaaaaacaccacttctagtgaatttaattattaaaaaaaacaccacttcCAGTGAATTTAGTCTTGCCACTGtaccagcggtaagtctatgaaattacaacgctaaaagcataggtttgattctcctcggtggactcagcagatagcccgatgtggctttgctataagaaaacacacactactgaatttaatgattaaaacataattaatcttGAATTTAGTTATAAAAAACACAGCTAGCTTTAACACTCACTTATCTATCTTCTCTGTTATATTATACGTGTGTGAATGTTTGATATTAAaaccaaatcgggctatctgctgtatcgaACCCTCCATtgtagcgtcgtaaatccgtagaccttcCGCTGAGTTTCACAGAGATATTCACTCTTCAGTATAAAACGTACGTAATTAATGGactgttattttcagtttaactTTATGGGTTAACAGTTTTGGACGTTATGAAAAATTCCCGCTTTAATGAAACATCTTTCAGTCTTCAAACATAACATTTTGCCGCGTAGGGAAGACTGGGaaaagaaataatcaaaatttgAGGTTCAGTACCATTCATGATATTTCAATATGAACGGCACACTTACGTGACACATGATCTTAAAGGCTGGGTTAAAGAATTGTGAGGTTCAGATAAAGTCACATTTATTATTATCTACTGATCAAAGGAAGTACAGTCATTCTCTCGTTAGtatgaatagcgggattggccACTAGAAATCTAATATTCCTACAGCTAAAGATATGAAAGCATGTTCAGAGTCAAATCTCAGCTGGAACACTGGACCTTCCCATCTGCAACCTAGCAAGTTCACACTAAACCAGGCTCAGCCTATAAAATTCGGGAAGTGTAAATGAAAGACCTTTTGTAAATATGTTAGAGATTgaattagtttacaataaaaatattaaaattatttcaaagagTGACAACGTCTGGAAGACACGTCTGTGATGCTAAGAAAGAGAAATACTGGAAGTGATGTCTCGCTGTATCTACAACTGTAAAACCCTTACGATGTCGTTggaaaaacgttgtttttatcGATATCACAAAGCATTCGTGTTTGGTACGCAAGAGAACCTTCCAACTCCTAGTGCTGTAATAATATACTTATGTAAGAATTCAAACACTCTCACGAAATGCAAAGTAAAGAATGCCATTGCAATATAGTAAATATAGTCCTTTCGATTAATAACTTGGTTTTCTGTTACTTTGAGGTATAAAagactgaaaaacaaaaccattattCTGTCTCGAATAACCTAGATAAGAACTGTATAGGGTTGGTAATAAAACAGTCGTATATTAAACTTAATATTGGCATAATATATTTTCACTGGCAGATACCTGGCGATGATGGCTCAGTGGACGCAGCACTTTTAGACTACCTTTTTGCTCGCCAGATGGTGCAGCGATTGAGAAATAATCTGGACATCAGCGATCTCCAGAAAAAGCGAACCTACTGGAAACAGTGTGCTTTCAATGCTGTCTCGTGCTTTGGCCGGAAGTAAGCTTCTTCAACTAACATCACCAGTATGATGTTGGAAACAGATGACGTATAACGAAAGACTGGAACCTAAACCCAATCCATCAGGCTCATGATGTGTATCTCAATAAGTTTGATTGTTCTTATAGTCTTAACATGTAATAAAGTATTGGAACAATGCACCTGAATACTTTTGAATGAAATTTATAGTGTTTCTATTCATTGTTTACTATTTCtttatgtctacggatttacaacgttaaaatcagtggttcgattcccctcggtgggctcagcagatagcccgatgtggctttgttataacaaaaacacacacacatacttttcCTTTAATCTAAAAATTCATCTTTCAAAACGATCACGTAATCATAGTTCACAACGATGAAACATCAGATTGAACCATCACAAGaagataataattttattttgataccaTTTGAAAATTGGCCTGACGAGGCCTAGCGTGCTACAATTTTAAAATCTAGGGTTCATGGTCCAcgttcttttttttgttttggtttttgaatttcgcgcaaagctactcgagggctatctgcgctcgccgtccctaatttagcagtgtaagactagagggaaggcaggtagtcatcaccacccaccgccaactcttgggctactcttttaccaacgtgggattgatggtcacataataacgcccccacgactgaaagggcgagcatgtttggtgcgacgggtatgcgaacccgcaaccctcagattacgagtcgcacgctttagccggcctggccatgctgggccacggTCCACGTTCTATCGCAGCACTTCGGAGAAATGGTGCTCCATAAAAAATTACTCTCAAATCCTATTACCAGTCGATTATAGTAGCCTAAGTGCCAGTGGTGGGTTCTTTaactaattgcctttcctctagtctatccatcagtggcacagcggtatgtctatggactcacaacgctagaacccaggattcgatacccgtggttggcagcgTGGTAGTATCACAATTGTGCTTAATTcttaacaaacaaactctccaGTCTACCGGTTAACAACTGGGGATGGATatgcgcaggtagcccttgtgcaGGTTTGTGCAGTAGGTTATATCTGCAGTAGAGATTTAATTCTTAAATTCAAGGTTTGAGTACACCtactattttaaaacacttatCTTGAGTTATGACAGAATTGATGTAGCTATAAATTACTACGAAACACTCACTATTTCACGTTGGCAAGATGTGCGACCATAGCAACACATTTCTATcagattaataattttaatatgaaagtaCCATTAGTGGAACTTCTTGTATCCATGAGAACGAACGGATTTACTCTCTCAATGACGTATTGTGCACGTGCAGCGCCTCaattttgaataaattgtttataattgtatCAAAGGCGAATGTATAACTTAAAGCTTGAGAGAGGTTAggcatacataaatataaatttatttatgtaagttttaagtcataagaaaacttaaaaagaaaaaaaatatatttgcatcTCCACAGGAAATCCACAAGAGggagagcagatagccctcgtgtagctttgcgcgaaattcaaaacaaacaaataaaccacaaGAGATAGACTAGAAAAATCAATTTATAATCTTTCTAGTAAGTAACGTTTACAGTAACGTTTTTATGATTAATGTGCA
Above is a genomic segment from Tachypleus tridentatus isolate NWPU-2018 chromosome 11, ASM421037v1, whole genome shotgun sequence containing:
- the LOC143231439 gene encoding prohormone-1-like, which gives rise to MLKINLVFLLVFLFLTTGFAKSLGETERGLYPTDLDIPGDDGSVDAALLDYLFARQMVQRLRNNLDISDLQKKRTYWKQCAFNAVSCFGRK